From Xenopus laevis strain J_2021 chromosome 7L, Xenopus_laevis_v10.1, whole genome shotgun sequence, one genomic window encodes:
- the thyn1.L gene encoding thymocyte nuclear protein 1 isoform X1 gives MHYGRCSSTSMKNCWILIMRRTKRKRGTSPVLEQKEVTEGAEQNSKSISKHEKPKFVKPNPKEKKQQEEYQCWLMKSEPDTRIEKGMDMKFGIEDLMAQPSQTACWDGVRNYQARNFMRVMKIGQEAFFYHSNCKEPGIAGIVKIVKESYEDHTQFDPKNPHYDASSSPENPKWSMVDVQFVRKLKRYIPLAELKKLHLNDKSSGGPLRNIALFTRARLSVQPLTQDEFDFILKLEDQKEV, from the exons ATGCACTACGGGAGATGTAGTTCTACGTCAAT gaAAAATTGCTGGATTCTGATCATGAGGCGGACTAAACGAAAGCGGGGAACCTCTCCTGTCTTGG AACAAAAGGAGGTAACTGAAGGTGCAGAACAAAACAGTAAAAGCATCTCCAAGCACGAGAAACCTAAATTTGTAAAGCCTAACCCAAAAGAGAAGAAACAGCAAGAGGAGTACCAATGTTGGCTGATGAAATCAGAGCCAGATACCAGAATAGAAAAAGGAATGGATATGAAG tttggaaTTGAAGATTTAATGGCACAGCCCAGCCAGACAGCTTGCTGGGATGGGGTCAGGAATTATCAG GCACGTAACTTCATGAGAGTAATGAAGATTGGGCAGGAGGCCTTTTTCTATCACAGTAACTGTAAAGAGCCAGGAATTGCTGGCATTGTGAAG attgtaaaaGAATCTTATGAGGACCATACTCAATTCGACCCAAAAAATCCACATTACGATGCCTCTAGCAGCCCGGAAAATCCTAAATGGTCTATG GTGGATGTGCAGTTTGTACGGAAGTTAAAGCGTTACATTCCCCTGGCAGAGCTAAAGAAGCTTCACCTGAATGACAAATCATCAGGGGGCCCACTAAGGAACATAGCCTTGTTTACAAGAGCAAGACTGTCTGTGCAGCCTTTGACACAAG atgaatttgattttattttaaagttagaaGACCAGAAGGAAGTGTAA
- the thyn1.L gene encoding thymocyte nuclear protein 1 isoform X2, with amino-acid sequence MRRTKRKRGTSPVLEQKEVTEGAEQNSKSISKHEKPKFVKPNPKEKKQQEEYQCWLMKSEPDTRIEKGMDMKFGIEDLMAQPSQTACWDGVRNYQARNFMRVMKIGQEAFFYHSNCKEPGIAGIVKIVKESYEDHTQFDPKNPHYDASSSPENPKWSMVDVQFVRKLKRYIPLAELKKLHLNDKSSGGPLRNIALFTRARLSVQPLTQDEFDFILKLEDQKEV; translated from the exons ATGAGGCGGACTAAACGAAAGCGGGGAACCTCTCCTGTCTTGG AACAAAAGGAGGTAACTGAAGGTGCAGAACAAAACAGTAAAAGCATCTCCAAGCACGAGAAACCTAAATTTGTAAAGCCTAACCCAAAAGAGAAGAAACAGCAAGAGGAGTACCAATGTTGGCTGATGAAATCAGAGCCAGATACCAGAATAGAAAAAGGAATGGATATGAAG tttggaaTTGAAGATTTAATGGCACAGCCCAGCCAGACAGCTTGCTGGGATGGGGTCAGGAATTATCAG GCACGTAACTTCATGAGAGTAATGAAGATTGGGCAGGAGGCCTTTTTCTATCACAGTAACTGTAAAGAGCCAGGAATTGCTGGCATTGTGAAG attgtaaaaGAATCTTATGAGGACCATACTCAATTCGACCCAAAAAATCCACATTACGATGCCTCTAGCAGCCCGGAAAATCCTAAATGGTCTATG GTGGATGTGCAGTTTGTACGGAAGTTAAAGCGTTACATTCCCCTGGCAGAGCTAAAGAAGCTTCACCTGAATGACAAATCATCAGGGGGCCCACTAAGGAACATAGCCTTGTTTACAAGAGCAAGACTGTCTGTGCAGCCTTTGACACAAG atgaatttgattttattttaaagttagaaGACCAGAAGGAAGTGTAA